Proteins from one Pantoea cypripedii genomic window:
- a CDS encoding scabin-related ADP-ribosyltransferase codes for MEIKNMSKKTLLIISSLLSPTSVAYALDTSGYYPDCRENINFSRASEKEPELVWRNENNTLWRGDTNNEGLDAFKNGMRPKGVTREYPEAERDHDWRCHKEDSFRSVFVSTTENLKTAINFVDLYHPQKEGWVYEIHAPGGINQQLSIGGAAGTYEAEISFPGGVKGKFIKQACYYIKRQLQRCEDNPDFQEPSWKESPEEVAAAVTSLTRVVPKGHCETTDETVTMPAELCPLPDMATTQYFQEGNILAKEGMYIHYDVSDRGPEKPERWILLMSGDKKSDSSHIAVNIPITASMPDTGNVYVSPDKFSSPAYPWQKRFQRWSLGVAHAGDNNQISGPVSYLHTNYFPVKGDVLLDEMASNAITSEDAEKGVRVTVSAPVDRDSWLFTQIKNPVTGQWGLFGGYQKIKAGASKTLDAKIIRSWHPEGGIFRIGLSESVNTPGDVKPLGNTPYIEVTDKP; via the coding sequence ATGGAAATTAAAAACATGTCAAAAAAAACACTGCTTATTATCTCTTCTTTATTGTCGCCAACGTCAGTAGCCTATGCATTGGATACCTCTGGTTATTACCCTGACTGCCGGGAGAATATTAATTTCTCCCGGGCATCAGAGAAAGAGCCGGAATTGGTATGGAGGAATGAAAATAATACGCTATGGCGTGGCGATACGAATAATGAAGGATTAGACGCATTCAAAAATGGGATGCGACCTAAAGGGGTAACGCGAGAATACCCTGAGGCAGAACGCGATCATGACTGGCGTTGCCATAAAGAAGATTCATTTCGTTCAGTTTTCGTCAGTACTACAGAAAATTTGAAAACTGCAATTAACTTTGTCGATCTGTACCATCCGCAAAAAGAAGGCTGGGTCTATGAAATTCATGCGCCTGGTGGAATAAATCAGCAGCTATCCATTGGCGGGGCTGCCGGGACTTATGAAGCAGAGATCTCTTTTCCTGGTGGCGTAAAAGGAAAATTTATTAAGCAGGCATGTTATTACATTAAGAGACAGCTTCAGCGCTGTGAGGATAACCCCGACTTTCAGGAACCTTCATGGAAAGAAAGCCCGGAAGAAGTGGCCGCCGCAGTCACCAGTCTTACCAGGGTGGTTCCCAAAGGCCACTGCGAAACGACAGATGAAACAGTCACGATGCCCGCCGAGCTATGTCCGTTGCCGGATATGGCCACCACGCAGTATTTCCAGGAAGGGAATATCCTGGCGAAAGAGGGCATGTATATTCATTATGATGTATCCGATCGTGGGCCGGAAAAACCTGAACGATGGATTTTATTAATGAGCGGAGACAAAAAATCAGACTCCAGTCATATTGCAGTTAATATCCCGATTACAGCCAGCATGCCGGATACAGGCAATGTTTATGTTTCTCCCGACAAATTTTCATCACCGGCTTATCCCTGGCAAAAGAGATTTCAGCGATGGTCGCTGGGTGTGGCACACGCCGGGGATAATAATCAGATCTCAGGGCCTGTATCTTACTTGCATACAAACTATTTTCCGGTAAAGGGGGATGTTCTGCTGGATGAAATGGCATCAAATGCAATAACTTCAGAAGATGCTGAGAAAGGGGTTCGCGTCACGGTTAGCGCTCCTGTGGACCGTGATTCGTGGCTCTTTACTCAGATAAAAAATCCGGTGACAGGGCAGTGGGGTCTGTTTGGCGGCTATCAGAAAATAAAGGCCGGGGCCAGTAAAACGCTGGACGCAAAAATCATCCGCAGCTGGCACCCGGAGGGCGGTATTTTTCGTATCGGTTTATCGGAGAGCGTGAATACCCCTGGGGATGTCAAACCGCTGGGTAACACGCCTTATATCGAGGTGACGGACAAACCGTAA
- the fecC gene encoding iron-dicitrate ABC transporter permease FecC — translation MIRWLISVALLISAFWFSLTSFSAVPIAPQSALHALWPGQPQNIGEALVFNLRLPRALVAVLLGAALALAGGLLQALTHNPLASPSVLGINSGAALAIALVSAFAPVKLEGYPLALIAAGGGGLSWVCVTLAARTHDRQRLILAGIALSAFCMAMTRIVLLLAEDHAYGILTWLAGGIAQVRWQEVWQLLPVMAVIVPLVLTQTRALNLLSMGDSAAHSLGVNIVVLRVGLSIALLLLVGACVSVAGPLGFIGLLVPHLARAWIGHDLRVMLPMAMLLGATLLLIADIAARALGWPGELPAGVVLALVGAPCFVWLARRQR, via the coding sequence ATGATACGTTGGTTAATCAGCGTGGCGCTGCTGATCAGTGCCTTCTGGTTCAGCCTGACCAGCTTCTCTGCGGTGCCGATCGCGCCGCAGTCCGCCCTGCATGCGTTATGGCCGGGACAGCCGCAAAATATCGGCGAAGCACTGGTGTTTAATCTGCGATTGCCGCGCGCGCTGGTGGCAGTGCTGCTGGGTGCTGCACTGGCGCTGGCTGGCGGCTTGTTACAGGCGTTGACGCATAATCCGCTGGCTTCGCCGTCGGTACTGGGCATCAACAGCGGTGCGGCATTAGCGATCGCGCTGGTGTCGGCTTTTGCTCCGGTGAAACTGGAAGGCTATCCACTGGCATTAATTGCCGCCGGTGGCGGCGGCCTGAGCTGGGTTTGCGTGACGCTGGCGGCACGCACCCATGACCGGCAGCGGCTGATCCTCGCCGGTATCGCGTTATCGGCATTCTGCATGGCGATGACGCGTATCGTATTGCTGCTGGCGGAGGATCACGCTTACGGCATTCTGACCTGGCTGGCAGGGGGAATTGCCCAGGTGCGCTGGCAGGAGGTGTGGCAGTTGCTGCCGGTCATGGCCGTGATCGTCCCGCTGGTGCTGACCCAGACGCGCGCCCTGAACCTGCTGAGCATGGGTGACAGCGCGGCGCATAGCCTCGGCGTGAATATCGTTGTGCTGCGCGTTGGACTGAGCATTGCGTTGTTGCTGCTGGTGGGCGCGTGCGTCAGCGTGGCCGGGCCGCTGGGCTTTATTGGCCTGCTGGTGCCGCATCTGGCGCGAGCGTGGATCGGCCACGATCTGCGAGTCATGTTGCCGATGGCGATGTTGCTCGGCGCAACCCTGCTGCTGATCGCCGATATTGCTGCCCGCGCGCTGGGCTGGCCCGGAGAACTGCCTGCCGGGGTGGTGCTGGCGCTGGTGGGCGCTCCCTGCTTTGTCTGGCTGGCAAGGAGGCAGCGATGA
- a CDS encoding response regulator — protein MQPELIDVLIVEDENTLAQLHAELISEHPCLRLVGVASSLAEAQSLLNSKQPQLVLLDNYLPDGKGITLIGDPLVMRANCSVIFITAASDMDTCSQAIRNGAFDYILKPVSWKRLSQSLERFVQFAEQQRVWKIVDQQNVDSLYQLQAKNYRQNNNNKGIEEKTLALVQNLFAQAQRCFSVDEVVSETGLSKTTVRRYLEHCVDAGFLAVEMQYGKIGHPRRMYRWGG, from the coding sequence ATGCAACCTGAACTGATAGACGTATTGATTGTTGAAGATGAAAACACGCTGGCGCAGTTGCATGCCGAACTGATCAGTGAACATCCCTGCCTGCGGCTGGTGGGGGTTGCCTCGTCACTCGCAGAAGCCCAGAGCTTACTGAACAGCAAGCAGCCACAATTAGTGTTGCTCGACAATTATCTGCCGGATGGTAAAGGCATCACGCTGATTGGCGACCCGCTGGTAATGCGCGCGAACTGTTCGGTGATTTTCATCACTGCCGCCAGCGATATGGACACCTGTAGCCAGGCGATCCGCAATGGTGCCTTCGACTATATTCTCAAGCCGGTTTCCTGGAAGCGTTTGAGCCAGTCGCTGGAACGTTTTGTGCAGTTTGCCGAACAGCAGCGTGTATGGAAGATTGTCGATCAACAGAACGTCGATTCGCTCTATCAACTTCAGGCGAAAAATTACCGTCAGAATAACAACAACAAAGGTATTGAAGAGAAGACACTGGCGCTGGTGCAAAACCTGTTTGCCCAGGCACAACGCTGTTTTTCTGTGGATGAAGTGGTGAGCGAAACCGGGCTGAGTAAAACCACCGTTCGACGCTATCTGGAGCACTGCGTGGATGCAGGCTTTCTGGCAGTAGAAATGCAGTACGGCAAGATTGGACATCCGAGAAGGATGTATCGCTGGGGCGGGTAA
- the fecE gene encoding Fe(3+) dicitrate ABC transporter ATP-binding protein FecE — MQLRVENLAAGYAGKRVLQDVSVSFAAGQITALLGPNGCGKSTLLKTLARLLTPTAGQLFIGGQPLARFSSRQLARHLALLPQQHLTPEGVSVAELVAYGRHPWLPLWGRLSAQDKDQVQAAMARMGIAQLAQQRVSDLSGGQRQRVFLAMLLAQDTPVILLDEPTTWLDINHQIELMKLMGELKAQGKTVVTVLHDLNQASRYCDRLVLLAEGTLVTEGTPAQVLQPEVLKRVFQVNVAVVPEPVSGALICVHHDD, encoded by the coding sequence ATGCAACTGAGGGTTGAGAATCTGGCTGCGGGCTACGCCGGGAAACGCGTGCTTCAGGACGTGAGCGTGAGCTTTGCCGCCGGGCAAATCACCGCGCTGCTTGGGCCAAATGGCTGCGGCAAATCGACGCTGTTAAAAACGCTGGCGCGCCTGCTGACACCCACTGCGGGACAGCTGTTTATCGGTGGTCAGCCATTGGCGCGTTTTTCCTCACGTCAGCTGGCCCGGCATCTGGCGTTGTTGCCACAGCAACATCTGACGCCGGAAGGGGTGAGCGTGGCGGAGTTGGTGGCTTATGGTCGTCATCCCTGGTTACCGCTGTGGGGGCGATTGTCGGCACAGGACAAAGATCAGGTGCAGGCCGCAATGGCACGGATGGGCATCGCTCAACTGGCGCAGCAGCGCGTCAGCGATTTATCGGGCGGCCAGCGGCAGCGGGTGTTTCTGGCGATGCTGCTGGCGCAGGATACGCCGGTCATCCTGCTGGATGAACCCACCACCTGGCTGGACATCAATCATCAGATCGAGCTGATGAAGCTGATGGGGGAGCTGAAGGCGCAGGGCAAAACCGTGGTGACCGTGTTGCACGACCTCAATCAGGCCAGCCGCTATTGTGATCGGCTGGTGCTGCTGGCAGAAGGCACATTGGTCACCGAGGGGACGCCCGCGCAGGTGTTACAACCTGAGGTCCTTAAACGCGTATTTCAGGTCAATGTGGCGGTGGTGCCGGAACCGGTGAGCGGGGCATTGATATGTGTTCATCATGATGATTAG
- the fecD gene encoding Fe(3+) dicitrate ABC transporter permease subunit FecD, producing the protein MIPARYLLPLMLFGLAVGMIISLKLGVQSFSWSTLWSAWQPANEAHFVVMEYRLPRVVLALLVGAALAVSGVLVQGVIRNPLASPDILGVNHAASLASLVALLLFPAFPLGGLPLVSFAGGCFALGLLRWLTGTSSPLRLAVVGVALAACFASVTDYLLLSRPQDINTALLWLTGSLWGRDWQMVLLALPLPILLLISLCFCRDLDLLALGDERAATLGVSLRHFQRGVLLIGVALAALAVAVCGPISFISLVVPHLARRLVGGCHARLLPFSALLGALVLLLADMLARTLSPPMELPAGVITALIGAPWFFWLLIRTR; encoded by the coding sequence ATGATACCTGCGCGTTATCTGCTGCCGCTGATGTTGTTTGGGCTGGCGGTCGGCATGATTATCAGCCTGAAACTGGGTGTGCAGTCATTCTCCTGGTCAACGTTGTGGTCGGCGTGGCAACCCGCTAATGAGGCGCATTTTGTGGTGATGGAATACCGTCTGCCACGGGTGGTGCTGGCGCTGCTGGTGGGAGCGGCGCTGGCGGTGTCCGGCGTGCTGGTGCAGGGGGTGATCCGCAACCCGCTGGCATCGCCCGATATCCTCGGCGTCAATCATGCCGCCAGCCTGGCCTCGCTGGTGGCACTGCTGTTATTTCCCGCTTTTCCGCTGGGAGGGTTGCCGCTGGTGTCATTTGCCGGGGGTTGCTTTGCGCTGGGGTTGCTGCGCTGGCTGACCGGTACTTCGTCGCCGTTGCGGCTGGCAGTAGTGGGGGTGGCACTCGCCGCCTGTTTTGCCAGCGTCACCGATTATCTGTTGCTGTCGCGTCCGCAGGACATCAACACCGCGTTGCTATGGCTGACGGGCAGCCTGTGGGGACGTGACTGGCAGATGGTGCTACTGGCGTTACCGCTTCCGATTTTGCTGCTTATCAGCCTGTGTTTTTGCCGCGATCTCGACCTGCTGGCGCTGGGAGATGAGCGTGCGGCAACCCTCGGGGTTTCTTTGCGCCATTTTCAGCGCGGCGTGCTGCTGATCGGCGTGGCACTGGCCGCGCTGGCGGTGGCGGTATGCGGGCCAATCAGTTTTATCAGCCTGGTGGTGCCACATCTGGCACGTCGTCTGGTGGGGGGATGTCATGCCCGCCTGTTGCCGTTTTCCGCTTTACTTGGGGCGCTGGTGTTACTGCTGGCCGATATGCTGGCGCGCACCCTGTCTCCGCCGATGGAGCTGCCCGCCGGTGTCATCACCGCGCTGATCGGCGCTCCGTGGTTTTTCTGGCTGTTAATCAGGACACGATAG
- a CDS encoding Fe(3+) dicitrate ABC transporter substrate-binding protein, with amino-acid sequence MRVLFLLLALMGSASAVTVQDQHGTFTLEQTPQRIVVLELSFADALAAVDLSPVGIADDNDPQRLLEEVRAHLQPWQSVGLRGQPSLEAISSLHPDLIIADSSRHAGIYNALQRIAPVLLLKSRNETYQENLQSAAIIGEVVGKKPEMEQRLALHRQRIAAAAAQLPQGTRVMFGTSRENQFTLHSRDSYTGGVLSALGLQVTEPINGAAMTPIGLETLLAQNPDWLLVAHYRQESIVKRWQADPLWAMLKVAQQHHVREVDSNSWARMRGLFAAEKISRDAVTLFTQ; translated from the coding sequence ATGCGCGTTCTGTTTTTGCTGCTGGCGTTGATGGGGTCAGCCAGCGCGGTGACGGTGCAGGATCAGCACGGCACTTTTACTCTGGAACAGACACCACAACGGATTGTGGTGCTGGAACTGTCGTTTGCCGATGCACTGGCGGCGGTGGATCTCAGCCCGGTTGGCATTGCCGACGATAACGATCCACAGCGTTTACTGGAGGAGGTGCGGGCGCACCTCCAGCCCTGGCAATCGGTCGGGCTGCGTGGGCAGCCCAGCCTGGAGGCGATCAGCAGCCTGCATCCGGATCTGATCATCGCTGATAGCAGTCGTCATGCCGGTATCTACAACGCGTTGCAGCGCATTGCGCCGGTGCTGCTGCTCAAATCGCGCAATGAAACGTACCAGGAAAATTTGCAGTCTGCGGCCATCATCGGCGAAGTGGTGGGTAAAAAACCAGAGATGGAGCAGCGGCTGGCGTTGCATCGGCAGCGTATAGCCGCCGCCGCTGCACAGCTGCCGCAGGGGACGCGGGTGATGTTTGGCACGTCGCGGGAAAATCAGTTCACGCTGCATTCGCGTGACAGCTACACCGGCGGGGTGCTGAGTGCGCTGGGGTTGCAGGTGACGGAGCCGATTAACGGTGCGGCGATGACGCCGATCGGCCTGGAGACTCTGCTGGCGCAGAACCCCGACTGGCTGCTGGTGGCGCATTATCGCCAGGAAAGCATTGTGAAGCGCTGGCAGGCCGATCCGCTGTGGGCGATGTTGAAAGTCGCACAGCAACATCATGTCCGCGAAGTTGACAGCAACAGCTGGGCGCGCATGCGCGGCTTGTTTGCAGCGGAAAAAATTTCGCGTGACGCTGTCACGTTATTCACCCAATGA